The following proteins are encoded in a genomic region of Hymenobacter siberiensis:
- the rplB gene encoding 50S ribosomal protein L2 — MALKKLRPTTPGQRHRVAPVFDEITTSTPEKSLMTSLPKSGGRNSSGKMSNRYIGGGHKTQYRIVDFKRDKAGVPATVKTIEYDPNRTARIALLSYADGEKRYIIAPAGMQVGAKIVSGPGVAPEVGNTLPLREIPLGTILHNIELQPGQGAAMARSAGTYAQIVAREEKYATLKLPSGEMRMVLVTCMATVGTVSNGDHMNTVMGKAGRNRWAGRRPRVRGVVMNPVDHPMGGGEGKSSGGHPRSRNGILAKGQKTRNKNKYSENLIVSRKGKK; from the coding sequence ATGGCACTTAAAAAACTCAGACCAACAACCCCAGGGCAACGCCATCGCGTTGCGCCGGTGTTCGACGAGATTACAACGTCGACCCCGGAGAAGTCTTTGATGACTTCCCTCCCCAAATCGGGTGGCCGGAACTCTTCCGGTAAAATGTCCAACCGCTACATCGGCGGTGGTCATAAAACCCAGTACCGTATCGTGGACTTCAAGCGTGACAAGGCCGGTGTGCCTGCCACGGTGAAGACCATCGAGTACGACCCCAACCGGACCGCCCGCATCGCCCTGCTCAGCTACGCTGACGGCGAGAAGCGCTACATCATCGCTCCCGCCGGCATGCAGGTAGGCGCGAAGATTGTATCGGGCCCCGGCGTGGCTCCCGAAGTGGGCAATACCTTGCCGCTGCGCGAGATTCCCCTCGGTACCATCCTCCACAACATCGAATTGCAGCCCGGTCAGGGTGCGGCCATGGCCCGCTCGGCTGGTACCTACGCCCAAATCGTAGCCCGCGAAGAGAAGTACGCCACGCTCAAATTGCCTTCCGGCGAAATGCGCATGGTCCTCGTTACCTGCATGGCTACCGTTGGTACCGTGTCGAACGGCGACCACATGAACACCGTGATGGGTAAGGCTGGCCGTAACCGGTGGGCTGGTCGTCGTCCCCGCGTTCGTGGTGTGGTAATGAACCCTGTCGACCACCCCATGGGTGGTGGCGAAGGCAAATCGTCGGGTGGTCACCCGCGTAGCCGTAACGGCATTTTGGCTAAGGGCCAGAAGACCCGTAACAAGAACAAGTATTCGGAGAACCTGATTGTGAGCCGCAAAGGCAAGAAGTAA
- the rplC gene encoding 50S ribosomal protein L3, whose amino-acid sequence MPGIIGKKIGMTSLFTPDGKNIPCTLIEAGPCVVTQVKTIANDGYTAIQIGYGEKKEKNTTKALAGHFAKAGTTPKKKLVEFRLDAESTYAAGAIIDATLFAEGEFVDVVGTSKGKGFQGVVKRYNFQGVGGQTHGQHNRLRHPGSIGACSWPSRVFKGMRMGGRMGNDRVKVQNLKVMRVVGDKNLILVSGSIPGAKNSYVVIEK is encoded by the coding sequence ATGCCTGGCATCATCGGTAAAAAAATCGGTATGACAAGCCTCTTCACTCCGGATGGGAAAAACATTCCCTGCACGCTCATCGAAGCGGGTCCGTGCGTAGTGACGCAGGTTAAGACTATCGCGAATGACGGTTACACCGCCATTCAAATTGGGTACGGCGAGAAAAAAGAGAAGAACACCACCAAAGCATTGGCTGGTCACTTCGCTAAAGCCGGTACAACTCCCAAGAAAAAATTGGTTGAATTCCGCCTCGACGCTGAATCGACCTACGCCGCTGGCGCTATCATCGACGCGACTCTCTTCGCAGAGGGCGAGTTTGTGGACGTAGTAGGCACTTCCAAAGGCAAGGGTTTCCAGGGTGTTGTAAAGCGTTACAACTTTCAGGGTGTTGGTGGCCAGACCCACGGCCAGCACAACCGCCTGCGTCACCCCGGTTCAATTGGTGCTTGCTCTTGGCCTTCGCGCGTGTTCAAAGGAATGCGCATGGGTGGCCGGATGGGCAACGACCGCGTGAAAGTGCAGAACCTGAAGGTGATGCGCGTAGTAGGCGACAAGAACCTGATTCTGGTGAGCGGCTCGATTCCCGGTGCTAAGAATTCTTACGTGGTAATCGAGAAATAG
- a CDS encoding O-antigen ligase family protein yields MLSVFSIARLHRSAFFFCACIIISVFLVNWLRVALGIAMGGLAVTSVVFALVHKRIANRSLWPVFGSIAMVFVLHLLAGIHTQAVNMDEYRFDLGMQLPFLMLPLSFWLLPPLPSRYLRGLWWIFIAMTVLAASGATINYLLHAQQINESYMHSKVMPTEPDHIRFSIMITMAIAAAVLLVAHHTVAPRWRTWAKASIVGMALFLHLLAVRSGEMTFYALGGLAVLWLAFGKKQWRKAIVLATVLIMLPVVSYFTFPTFRNRVYNTQEDVSKVQESSEGKNFSISARVYSYQAALAVWRDNKLTGVGKPNLEGEMAKRYAALYPQLTSDFYIMPHNQYLYNLAAYGSIGLLIFCLSLFYPAWWARKKHAPLLLAQYVSIALSFLVEYTLETQIGLAFAVFFLLLALQGSLPHDDPDPTWRPA; encoded by the coding sequence ATGCTTTCTGTATTTTCCATTGCGCGCCTACATCGTTCAGCTTTCTTCTTCTGTGCCTGCATTATCATCAGTGTTTTCCTGGTCAATTGGCTGAGGGTAGCATTGGGTATTGCCATGGGAGGGCTGGCGGTGACAAGTGTGGTTTTCGCCTTGGTGCATAAGCGTATTGCCAATCGTTCATTGTGGCCCGTGTTCGGAAGCATTGCAATGGTATTTGTACTCCACCTACTGGCTGGAATTCACACCCAGGCGGTAAACATGGATGAATATCGGTTTGACCTGGGAATGCAGCTGCCTTTTCTGATGCTGCCGCTCTCTTTCTGGTTGTTGCCACCGCTACCCAGCCGCTACCTGCGTGGGCTGTGGTGGATATTTATTGCCATGACGGTGCTGGCAGCTTCGGGAGCTACAATTAACTATTTGCTGCATGCACAGCAAATCAACGAGTCATACATGCACTCCAAAGTGATGCCGACGGAGCCGGACCACATCCGGTTCAGCATCATGATTACCATGGCAATTGCCGCTGCCGTACTGCTGGTTGCTCATCATACGGTGGCACCACGGTGGCGCACCTGGGCAAAGGCTTCCATCGTAGGAATGGCACTTTTCTTACACTTGCTGGCCGTACGAAGCGGAGAAATGACCTTCTATGCTTTGGGCGGACTAGCAGTGTTGTGGTTGGCATTTGGTAAAAAGCAATGGCGAAAAGCTATAGTGCTGGCCACTGTGCTGATAATGTTGCCAGTAGTAAGCTATTTCACCTTTCCCACTTTCCGCAATAGGGTCTACAATACCCAGGAAGATGTGAGCAAAGTACAGGAGAGCTCCGAAGGCAAGAACTTCTCTATTTCGGCTCGGGTATATTCATACCAGGCGGCGCTTGCGGTGTGGCGTGATAATAAGCTGACCGGAGTAGGGAAGCCAAATCTGGAAGGTGAGATGGCCAAGCGCTATGCAGCGTTGTACCCCCAGCTCACGTCGGATTTTTACATCATGCCCCACAACCAATACTTGTATAACCTTGCGGCCTACGGTAGTATTGGGCTGCTGATATTCTGCCTGAGTCTGTTCTACCCCGCCTGGTGGGCCCGAAAGAAACACGCCCCACTACTATTGGCCCAGTATGTTAGTATTGCCTTGTCCTTCTTGGTCGAATACACGCTGGAAACGCAGATTGGCCTTGCCTTCGCGGTATTCTTCCTGCTCTTGGCTCTGCAGGGTTCGTTACCCCACGACGACCCAGACCCAACTTGGCGTCCCGCCTGA
- a CDS encoding helix-turn-helix domain-containing protein, protein MTLYRLYLTADERQTLEGWQKKYKAHSAKLRDIQILLNSDEQTGRRPALELAAVLGICTRTVERVRRQFCEEGLKMFEPKVRKTRSDKKIDGRVEAHLTVLLCQSPPDDHPRWQLGMLANRLVELQVVEHISTTMVARLLKKTNLSLFRAPRSG, encoded by the coding sequence ATGACCCTTTATCGCCTTTACCTGACCGCCGACGAACGCCAGACCCTAGAGGGGTGGCAGAAGAAGTATAAAGCCCATTCGGCTAAGCTTCGGGACATTCAAATTTTATTGAACAGCGACGAGCAGACCGGGCGCCGCCCGGCCCTGGAACTGGCTGCCGTGCTGGGCATCTGCACGCGCACGGTGGAACGGGTACGCCGTCAGTTCTGCGAGGAAGGCCTGAAGATGTTCGAGCCGAAAGTACGTAAAACACGCTCTGACAAGAAGATAGATGGTCGGGTAGAAGCCCATCTGACGGTCTTGCTCTGCCAAAGCCCCCCCGACGACCACCCGCGCTGGCAGTTGGGGATGCTGGCCAACCGGCTGGTGGAGTTGCAGGTGGTCGAGCATATTTCGACCACGATGGTGGCGCGGCTGCTAAAAAAAACGAACTTAAGCCTTTTCAGGGCCCCACGCAGTGGGTGA
- the rpsQ gene encoding 30S ribosomal protein S17, whose amino-acid sequence MATDVTTQDQTAADEASRNMRKEITGKVTSSKMDKSITVAVVQKQKHPKYGKFVTKTTKFHAHDEKNECGEGDTVLIMSTRPLSKTKRWRLVEIIERAK is encoded by the coding sequence ATGGCAACCGACGTAACAACCCAAGACCAAACTGCTGCTGATGAAGCTTCGCGCAACATGCGCAAAGAAATCACTGGCAAGGTGACGAGCAGCAAGATGGACAAGTCCATCACCGTGGCTGTGGTGCAGAAACAGAAGCACCCCAAGTACGGCAAGTTCGTGACCAAAACCACGAAATTCCACGCCCACGACGAGAAAAACGAGTGCGGCGAAGGCGACACGGTCCTCATCATGAGCACCCGTCCGCTGAGCAAAACCAAGCGGTGGCGCCTGGTGGAAATTATTGAACGCGCTAAATAA
- the rplP gene encoding 50S ribosomal protein L16, whose translation MLQPKRTKYRKMQKGRVTGLAYRGSSIDFGSFAIKSLEVSWITARQIEAARIAMTRAMKREGQVWIRIFPDKPITKKPAEVRMGKGKGSPEYWVACVKPGQIMFESDGVSLEVAKESLRLAAQKLPVRTSFVVRRDYTDAA comes from the coding sequence ATGTTACAACCGAAAAGGACCAAGTATCGCAAGATGCAAAAGGGTCGCGTAACAGGCCTCGCCTACCGCGGCAGCTCCATCGACTTCGGTTCGTTCGCTATCAAGTCGCTGGAAGTGTCTTGGATTACGGCTCGCCAAATTGAGGCTGCCCGTATTGCCATGACCCGCGCCATGAAACGCGAAGGGCAAGTATGGATTCGCATTTTCCCCGATAAACCTATTACCAAGAAGCCTGCTGAAGTGCGGATGGGTAAGGGTAAAGGTTCACCCGAGTATTGGGTAGCCTGCGTGAAGCCGGGTCAAATTATGTTCGAGTCGGACGGCGTATCGCTGGAAGTAGCCAAGGAGTCGCTGCGTCTCGCGGCTCAGAAGCTGCCGGTTCGTACTTCATTCGTGGTTCGCCGCGACTACACGGACGCCGCCTAA
- the rpsN gene encoding 30S ribosomal protein S14 — translation MAKESIKARERKRIATVARYAEKRKALKAAGDYEGLDKLPKNASPVRLHNRDMIDGRPRGYMRKFGISRVRFREMALAGKIPGVTKSSW, via the coding sequence ATGGCTAAAGAATCCATCAAAGCACGGGAGCGCAAGCGCATTGCCACCGTGGCCCGCTACGCTGAGAAGCGCAAGGCTCTGAAAGCTGCCGGCGACTACGAAGGTCTCGACAAGCTGCCCAAAAACGCTTCGCCCGTGCGCCTGCACAACCGCGACATGATTGACGGCCGCCCTCGCGGCTACATGCGCAAGTTTGGCATCAGCCGCGTGCGTTTCCGCGAAATGGCCCTCGCTGGGAAGATTCCTGGTGTGACCAAGTCGAGCTGGTAG
- the rplD gene encoding 50S ribosomal protein L4 translates to MELAVYSLKGEDTGRKVTLSDAIFGLEVNEHVMYLDVKQYLANQRQGTHKSKQRNEVHGTTKKLKKQKGTGGARAGSMKSGVFVGGGRMFGPQPRDYGFKLNKKTKRVARLSALSSLAKDGKISIVENIAMTAPRTKDFVAIMDGLKLNTGKKTMLVTGEVNKNVLLSARNLQKVKVSTPIGLNTHDLLNTDTLLISEDGMASLVELYSTAE, encoded by the coding sequence ATGGAACTCGCAGTATATAGCCTCAAAGGCGAAGACACCGGCCGCAAGGTGACCCTGTCTGACGCCATCTTCGGTCTCGAAGTAAACGAGCACGTGATGTACCTGGACGTGAAGCAGTACCTGGCCAACCAGCGCCAGGGCACGCACAAGTCCAAGCAGCGCAACGAGGTGCACGGCACCACGAAGAAGCTCAAGAAACAAAAAGGTACGGGCGGCGCCCGCGCCGGCAGCATGAAGTCGGGTGTGTTCGTTGGTGGTGGCCGCATGTTCGGTCCCCAGCCCCGCGACTACGGCTTCAAGCTGAACAAGAAGACCAAGCGTGTAGCACGCCTCTCGGCCCTGTCGAGCCTGGCGAAGGATGGCAAAATTTCCATCGTGGAGAACATTGCCATGACTGCTCCCCGCACCAAGGACTTCGTTGCCATCATGGACGGCCTCAAGCTGAACACTGGCAAAAAGACCATGCTCGTGACCGGTGAGGTCAATAAAAACGTGCTCCTGAGCGCCCGCAACCTGCAGAAAGTGAAAGTGTCGACGCCTATCGGCCTCAACACCCACGACCTGCTGAATACGGACACGCTCCTGATTTCAGAAGACGGCATGGCTTCATTGGTTGAACTCTATAGCACCGCCGAATAA
- the rpsJ gene encoding 30S ribosomal protein S10 — protein MNQKIRIKLKSYDHNLVDKSAEKIVKAVKATGAIVSGPIPLPTQKEKFTVLRSPHVNKKSREQFQLCTYKRLVDIFSTSSKTVDALMKLELPSGVDVEIKV, from the coding sequence ATGAACCAGAAAATTCGCATTAAGCTGAAGTCCTACGACCACAACCTCGTAGACAAATCGGCCGAGAAAATCGTGAAAGCTGTGAAGGCCACCGGTGCCATCGTAAGCGGCCCGATACCTTTGCCGACCCAAAAGGAGAAGTTCACCGTCCTGCGTTCGCCCCACGTGAACAAGAAGAGCCGGGAGCAATTCCAGCTTTGTACCTACAAGCGCCTCGTGGACATCTTCTCGACTTCGTCGAAGACTGTTGATGCCCTCATGAAGCTGGAATTGCCCAGCGGCGTTGACGTAGAAATCAAAGTCTGA
- the rpsS gene encoding 30S ribosomal protein S19: MARSLKKGPYIDFRLEKKVTALETAGKKSVVKTWSRRSMISPDFVGHTFAVHNGNKFIPVYVTENMVGHKLGEFAPTRNFRGHVAKKDKGKR, encoded by the coding sequence ATGGCACGTTCACTCAAAAAAGGGCCGTACATTGACTTCCGGCTGGAAAAGAAAGTCACGGCACTCGAAACGGCCGGTAAAAAATCAGTGGTAAAGACTTGGTCGCGCCGCTCGATGATTTCCCCCGATTTCGTTGGCCACACATTCGCTGTTCACAACGGCAATAAGTTCATCCCGGTGTATGTGACTGAGAACATGGTAGGACACAAGTTGGGCGAATTCGCTCCTACTCGTAACTTCCGTGGTCACGTCGCCAAAAAAGATAAAGGCAAGCGCTAA
- the rpmC gene encoding 50S ribosomal protein L29, with protein MKNKTDHKGLSADALKEQIKTEQATGQQLRFAHAISPLENPARLKANRKNVARLLTEQTRRNNEQASNPA; from the coding sequence ATGAAGAACAAGACCGACCACAAAGGCCTTTCCGCCGACGCGCTGAAAGAGCAAATTAAAACCGAGCAGGCTACGGGTCAGCAGCTGCGTTTCGCTCATGCGATTTCGCCCCTGGAAAATCCGGCCCGCCTCAAGGCCAACCGTAAAAACGTCGCCCGCTTGCTCACCGAGCAGACTCGTCGGAACAACGAGCAGGCCTCTAACCCCGCTTAA
- the rplN gene encoding 50S ribosomal protein L14, with the protein MIQQESRLTVADNSGAKEVLCIRVLGGTGKKYASVGDKIVVAIKSAIPSGNAKKGTVSKAVVVRVKKEIRRKDGSYIRFDDNAAVLLNNNDEPRGTRIFGPVARELRERQFMKIVSLAPEVL; encoded by the coding sequence ATGATACAGCAAGAATCTCGCCTGACGGTGGCCGACAATAGCGGCGCTAAGGAAGTCCTCTGCATCCGCGTTTTGGGTGGCACGGGCAAGAAATACGCCAGCGTTGGCGACAAGATTGTGGTGGCCATCAAGTCGGCTATCCCTTCGGGCAACGCTAAGAAAGGCACCGTAAGCAAGGCCGTAGTGGTGCGTGTGAAGAAGGAGATTCGTCGTAAAGACGGTTCGTACATCCGCTTCGACGACAACGCCGCCGTGTTGCTCAACAACAACGACGAGCCCCGCGGCACGCGTATCTTCGGCCCAGTGGCCCGTGAGTTGCGTGAGCGTCAGTTCATGAAAATCGTATCCCTAGCACCAGAAGTACTCTAA
- the rplV gene encoding 50S ribosomal protein L22 — protein MEAVAKLRNVPTSPRKMRLVADLVRGKKVTQALGLLRFEANIGAEKIEKLLLSALANWQQHNEEERIEDANLYISEIFVDEGRQLKRLRPAPQGRGHRIRKRSNHVTLKIDTKVEKSGSKAARAQAETTTEHAKQVGTTDNPKADAKS, from the coding sequence ATGGAAGCAGTAGCAAAACTCCGCAATGTGCCGACCTCGCCTCGTAAGATGCGACTGGTGGCCGACCTCGTGCGCGGCAAGAAGGTAACGCAGGCCCTGGGCCTGCTGCGCTTCGAAGCCAATATCGGCGCTGAGAAGATTGAGAAACTGCTCCTTTCGGCCTTGGCCAACTGGCAGCAGCACAACGAAGAAGAGCGGATTGAGGACGCAAACCTCTACATCAGCGAAATCTTCGTGGACGAAGGACGCCAGCTGAAGCGCCTGCGCCCCGCCCCCCAGGGTCGTGGCCACCGCATCCGCAAGCGCAGCAACCACGTAACCCTGAAAATCGACACGAAAGTGGAGAAATCCGGTTCGAAAGCTGCTCGTGCTCAAGCTGAAACTACCACCGAGCACGCAAAGCAAGTTGGTACTACCGATAACCCTAAGGCCGACGCCAAATCCTAA
- the rplE gene encoding 50S ribosomal protein L5, translating into MARLKDIYKKDIVPALQEKFQFKSIMQVPRVTKICINRGIGAAVADKKLVDNGVEELTVITGQKAIATIAKKSVSNFKLREGMPIGAKVTLRGERMYEFMDRLLTVALPRVRDFKGINDKGFDGRGNYTLGVKEQIIFPEISIDKIKGISGMDITFVTNAENDEQSYELLKAFGMPFANAKKDA; encoded by the coding sequence ATGGCCCGTCTCAAAGACATTTATAAAAAAGACATCGTACCCGCGCTCCAGGAGAAATTCCAGTTCAAGAGCATCATGCAGGTACCCCGTGTCACCAAAATCTGCATCAACCGTGGCATCGGCGCTGCGGTAGCTGACAAGAAGCTGGTTGACAACGGCGTGGAAGAACTGACGGTTATCACCGGCCAGAAAGCCATTGCCACCATCGCCAAGAAATCGGTGTCGAACTTTAAGCTCCGCGAAGGCATGCCTATCGGTGCGAAAGTGACGCTGCGCGGCGAGCGTATGTACGAGTTCATGGACCGTCTTCTGACGGTGGCCCTGCCCCGCGTACGTGACTTCAAAGGCATCAACGACAAAGGTTTCGATGGTCGTGGCAACTACACGCTCGGCGTGAAGGAGCAAATCATCTTCCCCGAAATCTCAATTGACAAAATCAAAGGCATTTCGGGCATGGACATCACGTTCGTGACCAATGCTGAGAACGATGAGCAGAGCTACGAATTGCTGAAAGCTTTCGGTATGCCTTTCGCCAACGCTAAAAAAGACGCTTAA
- the rplW gene encoding 50S ribosomal protein L23 yields MSTLKRPIITEKATGLNEKGRYTFEVERTANKVQIKKDIESLYGVTVTDINTMRTIGKIKSKGTKGGQVSGRRSNGKKAIVTVKEGDVIDFYSNL; encoded by the coding sequence ATGAGCACGCTGAAACGCCCCATCATTACCGAAAAGGCCACTGGCCTCAACGAGAAAGGTCGCTACACCTTCGAAGTGGAGCGTACCGCCAACAAAGTGCAAATCAAGAAGGACATCGAATCGCTGTACGGCGTGACGGTAACCGACATCAACACGATGCGCACCATCGGCAAAATCAAGTCGAAAGGTACCAAAGGCGGCCAGGTTTCCGGCCGTCGTTCCAATGGCAAAAAAGCCATTGTAACGGTTAAAGAAGGCGATGTAATCGACTTCTATAGCAACCTCTAG
- a CDS encoding IS630 family transposase — translation MIPAEENAAFVCQMEQVLDVYEQPYDADFPVVCLDESPKQLLDYQEFTASNGQPHRDSEYVRRGVVELFVATEPLRGWRELTVENDHKAATWVQFVARLMDTTYREAKKVRWVMDNLSTHRISNFYAHFPPEVARAYVQRMEIIYTPVHGSWLNMAEIEFSVLTRQVLDRPFSSKEAVQAVIERWKNKQNANLKPRNWQFKTADARIKLNRLYPTI, via the coding sequence GTGATTCCGGCCGAAGAGAACGCGGCCTTTGTGTGCCAGATGGAGCAGGTGCTCGACGTGTACGAGCAGCCCTACGACGCGGATTTTCCCGTTGTGTGCCTGGACGAATCGCCTAAACAACTACTCGATTACCAAGAATTTACTGCTTCCAACGGGCAGCCACACCGCGATTCGGAATACGTGCGCCGGGGCGTGGTGGAGTTGTTCGTCGCCACCGAACCGTTGCGCGGTTGGCGCGAGTTGACCGTGGAGAACGACCACAAAGCCGCCACGTGGGTGCAGTTTGTGGCCCGGCTAATGGATACGACCTACCGGGAAGCGAAAAAAGTGCGCTGGGTGATGGACAACCTGAGTACGCACCGAATCAGCAACTTCTACGCCCACTTCCCACCGGAAGTCGCCCGGGCCTATGTGCAGCGGATGGAAATCATTTACACCCCCGTCCACGGGTCGTGGCTGAATATGGCTGAAATTGAATTCTCCGTCCTCACGCGCCAAGTGCTTGACCGCCCCTTTTCGAGCAAAGAAGCCGTGCAGGCGGTCATCGAACGGTGGAAAAACAAGCAAAATGCCAACCTAAAACCGCGCAACTGGCAATTCAAAACCGCTGATGCCCGCATCAAATTAAACCGATTATACCCGACTATTTAA
- the rpsC gene encoding 30S ribosomal protein S3 yields MGQKVNPVGFRLGVIKGWDSNWYGGKDFAEKLVEDEKIRKYINARIQKGGISRIVIERTLKRITITINTARPGVVIGKGGQEVDKIKDELKQITSKDVQINIFEIKRPELDAKLVGESIAQQLAARISFRRAMKMSIQAAMRVGAEGIKIQCGGRLGGAEIARSEQYKEGRTPLHTLRADIDYALSEAQTVYGKIGIKVWVMRGEVFGKPDLSPNQQLTNPGGDAGGRRDDRGPRGERREGDRGPRRDGGAGGRGGNDRGGNAGGGAPRGDNAGPRRNGPAQGGGAAGGAARGPRR; encoded by the coding sequence ATGGGACAGAAAGTAAATCCGGTTGGCTTCCGCTTGGGAGTCATCAAAGGCTGGGACTCGAACTGGTACGGCGGCAAGGACTTCGCCGAGAAATTGGTGGAGGACGAGAAAATCCGCAAGTACATCAACGCTCGCATTCAGAAAGGTGGCATCAGCCGCATTGTGATTGAGCGCACCTTGAAGCGCATCACCATCACTATCAACACGGCTCGTCCGGGTGTGGTAATTGGTAAAGGCGGCCAGGAGGTTGACAAGATTAAGGACGAGCTGAAGCAAATCACCAGCAAAGACGTTCAAATCAACATCTTCGAAATCAAGCGTCCGGAGTTGGATGCCAAGCTGGTAGGCGAGAGCATCGCCCAGCAGCTGGCCGCTCGTATCTCCTTCCGTCGCGCCATGAAAATGTCGATTCAGGCTGCAATGCGTGTTGGTGCTGAAGGCATCAAGATTCAGTGCGGTGGCCGTCTCGGCGGTGCTGAAATTGCCCGTTCGGAGCAGTACAAAGAAGGTCGTACGCCGCTGCACACGCTGCGCGCCGATATCGACTACGCTTTGTCGGAAGCTCAGACCGTGTATGGCAAAATCGGCATCAAGGTGTGGGTAATGCGCGGTGAGGTGTTCGGCAAGCCCGACCTCTCGCCCAACCAGCAGCTCACCAACCCCGGTGGCGATGCCGGTGGACGTCGTGACGACCGTGGCCCCCGTGGCGAGCGTCGTGAAGGCGACCGCGGCCCGCGTCGTGACGGTGGTGCTGGTGGCCGTGGTGGCAACGACCGTGGCGGCAACGCCGGCGGTGGTGCTCCCCGCGGCGACAACGCTGGTCCCCGCCGCAACGGCCCCGCCCAAGGTGGCGGTGCTGCTGGCGGTGCCGCTCGCGGCCCGCGTCGCTAG
- the rplX gene encoding 50S ribosomal protein L24, which yields MAIRKADPVQLHVKSGDTVKVIAGDEKGKTGKIVSVNRVTQRVTVEGLNLVTKHNKPSAKSPQGGITKMEAPMHVSNVQAINPTTGERVRKGAAADAAPAAAPAKAMRATAKTA from the coding sequence ATGGCTATCAGAAAAGCAGACCCCGTGCAGCTGCACGTAAAGTCGGGCGATACCGTGAAGGTGATTGCTGGCGACGAAAAGGGCAAAACCGGCAAAATCGTGTCGGTAAACCGGGTAACCCAGCGCGTAACCGTTGAGGGGTTGAACCTAGTGACGAAACACAATAAGCCGAGCGCCAAATCGCCCCAGGGCGGCATCACCAAGATGGAGGCGCCCATGCACGTGAGCAACGTGCAGGCTATTAACCCCACCACTGGTGAGCGGGTGCGTAAGGGCGCCGCAGCTGACGCAGCTCCGGCTGCTGCTCCTGCTAAAGCCATGCGTGCCACTGCCAAAACGGCTTAA